Proteins encoded within one genomic window of Polaribacter sp. NJDZ03:
- a CDS encoding YggS family pyridoxal phosphate-dependent enzyme yields MIKENLLEIKQSLPQNVTLVAVSKTKPLEDLQEAYAAGQRIFGENKIQEMVDKYDALPKDIQWHMIGHLQSNKVKYMAHFVDLIHGVDKFSTLKEINKQAKKHDKVINCLLQVKIAKEDTKFGLSFDEINTILASEAFAELKNIKITGFMGMATFTDNKQQLKEEFSSLKTFFDTHKLKTATENCELETLSMGMSGDYMLAIENGSNMVRIGSSIFGQRNYNA; encoded by the coding sequence ATGATTAAAGAAAACCTATTAGAAATAAAACAATCATTACCACAAAATGTAACTTTAGTTGCCGTCTCTAAAACCAAACCTTTAGAAGACTTGCAAGAAGCTTATGCTGCAGGACAGCGTATTTTTGGCGAGAATAAAATTCAGGAAATGGTAGATAAATATGATGCCTTACCCAAAGACATTCAGTGGCACATGATTGGTCATTTACAGAGTAATAAGGTTAAGTACATGGCACATTTTGTAGATTTAATTCATGGAGTTGATAAATTTTCTACTTTAAAGGAAATTAACAAGCAAGCAAAAAAACATGATAAAGTTATCAACTGTTTATTACAAGTAAAAATAGCCAAAGAAGACACTAAATTTGGTTTATCTTTTGATGAAATTAATACAATTTTAGCATCCGAAGCATTTGCTGAATTAAAGAATATAAAAATCACTGGTTTTATGGGAATGGCCACGTTTACAGACAATAAGCAACAGTTAAAAGAAGAATTCTCTTCTCTAAAAACCTTCTTCGACACACACAAACTGAAAACTGCAACTGAAAACTGCGAACTAGAAACTTTATCTATGGGAATGAGTGGAGATTATATGCTTGCTATAGAAAATGGCAGTAATATGGTAAGAATTGGTAGTTCTATATTTGGTCAAAGAAATTATAATGCTTAA
- a CDS encoding exonuclease domain-containing protein, which yields MYAILDIETTGGKFNEEGITEIAIYKFDGHTTVDQFISLVNPEKPIQEFVVKLTGINNKMLKNAPKFYEVAKRIIEITSDCILVAHNTTFDYRILSTEFDRLGYDFNRNTLCTVELSQKLILDQPSYSLGKLTKSLGIPITDRHRASGDALATVQLFKLLLEKDTNKSIIQSSIKYFDRRHQKQKLRSLIEEIPTVQGVYYIHDKEGRVLFIGKGKNIKSEVNNLFLKVTKRAVKIQERAQSISFDKTGNELFTRLKYAIELDTLTPKFNFKKSPKIINQDFNNENFMIIEKGREVEENAVILIENNEVFGCGYTNLSNQESKLDILKKILTPIENKVQAKNIIKNYINKNKVQKIIRL from the coding sequence TTGTACGCAATTTTAGATATTGAAACCACAGGAGGAAAATTTAATGAAGAAGGCATCACGGAAATTGCTATCTATAAATTTGACGGGCACACTACAGTAGATCAATTTATTAGCTTAGTAAATCCAGAAAAACCCATACAAGAATTTGTTGTAAAACTTACGGGCATTAATAATAAAATGCTTAAAAATGCACCCAAATTCTATGAAGTTGCTAAACGTATTATAGAAATTACTTCAGATTGTATTTTAGTGGCTCATAATACCACTTTCGATTATAGAATTTTAAGTACAGAATTTGATCGATTAGGGTACGACTTTAATAGAAATACTTTGTGTACGGTAGAATTAAGTCAGAAATTAATTTTAGACCAACCTTCTTACAGTTTAGGAAAACTTACCAAATCTTTAGGTATACCTATTACAGATAGACATAGAGCTTCTGGAGACGCCTTGGCAACCGTACAATTATTTAAGTTACTGTTAGAAAAAGACACAAATAAAAGTATTATACAAAGTTCTATTAAATACTTTGATAGAAGACATCAAAAACAAAAACTAAGAAGTTTAATAGAAGAAATACCAACGGTACAAGGTGTGTATTACATTCATGATAAAGAAGGTAGAGTTCTTTTTATTGGAAAAGGAAAGAATATTAAATCGGAAGTAAATAACCTCTTTTTAAAAGTAACAAAAAGAGCTGTTAAAATTCAGGAAAGAGCACAATCTATCTCCTTTGACAAAACAGGTAATGAACTTTTTACCCGTTTAAAATATGCTATTGAATTAGATACATTAACGCCTAAGTTTAACTTTAAAAAGAGTCCCAAAATTATTAATCAAGACTTTAACAATGAGAATTTTATGATCATTGAAAAAGGAAGAGAAGTAGAAGAAAATGCGGTAATTTTAATAGAAAATAACGAGGTTTTTGGTTGTGGTTATACAAACTTAAGTAACCAAGAAAGTAAGTTAGATATTTTAAAAAAAATATTAACTCCTATTGAAAACAAGGTACAAGCAAAAAATATTATCAAAAATTACATCAACAAAAATAAAGTACAGAAAATTATTAGATTATAA
- a CDS encoding RNA polymerase sigma factor, with the protein MNLEQLILQFQQKDVKAYEKLYNMYCDSISGIVNNIVKNDDVAQEITQDVFIKAWNKADTYSSKKGRFFTWILNIARNAAIDYTRSKNFKQSKQNHNADFFVDILETSESLDTATDTIGLKEFVIKLGDKCKAVIELLYFKGFTQKEASEELEMPIGTIKTRNRNCISELRSMLGV; encoded by the coding sequence ATGAATTTAGAGCAACTAATTTTACAATTTCAACAAAAGGACGTAAAGGCCTATGAAAAACTATACAATATGTATTGTGATAGTATTTCTGGTATTGTAAATAACATTGTTAAAAATGATGACGTTGCGCAAGAAATTACACAAGATGTTTTTATAAAAGCTTGGAATAAAGCAGATACTTATTCTTCTAAAAAAGGCCGTTTTTTTACGTGGATACTAAACATTGCAAGAAATGCAGCTATAGATTATACACGCTCTAAAAATTTTAAACAGTCTAAACAAAACCATAACGCAGATTTTTTCGTAGATATATTAGAGACCAGTGAAAGTTTAGATACTGCCACTGATACAATTGGCTTAAAAGAGTTTGTTATCAAATTAGGAGACAAGTGTAAAGCAGTAATTGAATTATTATATTTTAAAGGGTTTACACAAAAAGAAGCCTCTGAAGAATTAGAAATGCCAATTGGCACCATTAAAACAAGAAATAGAAATTGCATAAGCGAATTACGCTCTATGCTTGGAGTTTAA
- a CDS encoding anti-sigma factor, producing the protein MNIKEYITSGILELYVAGSLSEKENEEVHAKIKEYPEVLAEVVSIEKAIAKLTAAAKKDAPYSFSDIKNKLKVEEPKVISITKPKTNWLQYSGWAASLLIGSVLIWSLTQNNQLKDQVATEKQQLEEQIDKASNSLAAAEKLIDIFRDKDIVSVPLAGQKVSPTSYAKVYWDKKTKSIYLDAKGLPAPPKGKVYQVWSLKLNPLTPTSLGTIDTFMADTNKIFTIENANESEAFGITLEPAGGSVSPNLEQLYTLGAVVS; encoded by the coding sequence ATGAATATAAAAGAATACATAACATCTGGAATTTTAGAACTGTATGTTGCAGGCTCGCTTTCTGAAAAGGAAAACGAGGAAGTGCATGCTAAAATTAAAGAATACCCAGAAGTTTTGGCCGAAGTTGTATCCATAGAAAAAGCAATTGCAAAATTAACTGCTGCTGCTAAAAAAGATGCTCCATATTCCTTTTCAGACATAAAAAATAAATTGAAGGTTGAAGAACCAAAAGTAATCTCTATTACAAAACCGAAAACAAATTGGTTACAATATAGTGGTTGGGCAGCTTCTTTATTAATAGGAAGTGTTCTTATTTGGTCACTTACACAAAACAACCAACTTAAAGATCAGGTTGCTACAGAAAAACAACAATTAGAAGAACAAATAGACAAAGCTTCTAACAGTTTAGCAGCTGCAGAAAAATTAATTGACATCTTTAGAGATAAAGACATTGTTTCTGTACCGTTAGCGGGTCAAAAAGTATCTCCAACCTCTTATGCAAAGGTATATTGGGATAAAAAAACAAAAAGTATTTATTTAGATGCTAAAGGATTGCCAGCACCTCCAAAAGGAAAGGTATACCAAGTTTGGTCTTTAAAATTAAATCCTTTAACACCAACAAGTTTAGGTACAATAGACACTTTTATGGCAGATACCAACAAAATATTTACCATAGAAAATGCTAACGAATCTGAGGCATTTGGTATTACCTTAGAGCCTGCAGGTGGTAGTGTATCTCCTAATCTAGAGCAATTATATACTTTAGGTGCCGTAGTATCTTAG
- a CDS encoding YoaK family protein encodes MFRHQGKSRTLKHNLRIATILSFVAGIVNVSGYLAFKQLTTNVTGHFALFIYDVANFDFWKGTIYFLYIFSFLFGSFLSSFLIEKYSENKKLNVFVLPTVIECLVLISIGLISNIMELKYANLLICLLLFAMGLQNSFVTKISNAVVRTTHLTGLFTDLGIDLSLLCFPKLTAQKKKLKSNIKLRTYIILFFFAGGLTGGFFYSKLDLKLNTLILAALFLLASLFFDDFRYKIIKTRRKYHQKRKSNNV; translated from the coding sequence ATGTTTAGACATCAAGGTAAAAGCAGAACTTTAAAACATAATTTAAGAATTGCAACTATACTTTCTTTTGTAGCAGGAATTGTAAATGTGAGCGGTTATTTGGCATTTAAACAATTAACTACAAATGTTACAGGTCATTTTGCTTTGTTTATTTATGATGTTGCTAATTTTGATTTCTGGAAAGGCACCATTTACTTCCTCTATATTTTCTCTTTTTTATTTGGTTCGTTTTTATCTAGCTTTTTGATAGAAAAATATAGTGAAAACAAAAAACTGAATGTATTTGTATTACCTACAGTTATTGAATGTCTTGTTTTAATTTCTATAGGTCTTATTAGTAATATTATGGAATTAAAATATGCAAACCTACTTATCTGTTTGTTGCTTTTTGCAATGGGTTTACAGAATTCATTTGTAACTAAAATATCTAACGCTGTTGTAAGAACTACACATTTAACGGGTTTGTTTACAGATTTAGGGATCGATCTTTCTTTATTGTGTTTTCCTAAATTGACAGCACAGAAAAAAAAATTAAAATCTAATATTAAACTTAGAACTTACATTATCCTCTTCTTTTTTGCAGGCGGTTTAACGGGGGGCTTTTTCTATTCTAAATTAGATTTAAAATTAAATACTTTAATTTTAGCAGCACTGTTTTTGTTAGCAAGCTTATTCTTTGATGATTTTAGGTATAAAATAATAAAAACGAGACGAAAATACCATCAAAAAAGAAAATCCAATAACGTATAA
- a CDS encoding dihydroorotase produces MKFNLLFSFLFVFLSSIMYSQNSNSDIKVGDVFVVGEVINNNYKHINFPRANFIIKKGGLANYKNVKGEKVQIKSIKESKNGALIATIELASKKKFFNSHKYIKVNINEAILQKELLKN; encoded by the coding sequence ATGAAGTTTAACCTATTATTCAGTTTTTTATTCGTTTTTTTATCAAGTATTATGTATTCTCAAAATTCTAATTCAGACATCAAAGTAGGAGATGTTTTTGTAGTAGGAGAGGTGATTAATAACAATTATAAACATATCAATTTTCCTAGAGCAAACTTTATTATTAAAAAAGGTGGACTTGCAAATTACAAAAATGTAAAAGGAGAAAAAGTTCAAATAAAGTCAATCAAAGAAAGCAAAAACGGAGCTTTAATTGCAACCATTGAGTTAGCTTCTAAAAAGAAATTTTTCAATAGCCATAAATACATTAAAGTAAATATTAATGAAGCAATTTTACAAAAGGAGTTATTAAAAAATTAA
- a CDS encoding alpha/beta hydrolase, translating into MRNIIFCLLLITITIGCKKEIVYNDPIPKHDSLTIASKFVHEDRIINIWTPPNYNQTVDSFPVLYMPDGGIKEDFPHVANTLAKLIKENKIPSYILVGIENTKRGRDLCGPTKIEYDLSYIPNAGGANDFRNFIKNELFIAINKKYRTSSRKAIIGESLAGLFVVETFLLDNNMFDAYIAIDPSLWFNENYLVANFKTLFSNNYNHQKKLWFANSDATDISKHAKELNNQLEQSNKNLIFKYTDASNEQHNTIFRATKEKALIWTLNN; encoded by the coding sequence ATGAGAAATATAATCTTTTGTTTGCTGCTTATCACTATTACAATTGGATGTAAGAAAGAGATTGTTTATAATGATCCAATTCCTAAACATGATAGTTTAACCATTGCTTCTAAATTTGTACACGAAGACAGAATCATTAATATTTGGACACCACCAAATTACAACCAAACAGTAGATAGCTTTCCTGTTTTATATATGCCAGATGGCGGAATTAAAGAAGATTTTCCGCATGTAGCCAATACATTAGCTAAATTAATTAAAGAAAATAAAATACCTTCTTATATTTTAGTGGGCATAGAAAACACCAAACGAGGACGAGATTTATGTGGACCTACAAAAATTGAATATGATTTAAGTTATATACCGAATGCCGGTGGTGCAAACGACTTTAGAAATTTTATTAAAAATGAATTATTTATAGCAATCAATAAAAAATATAGAACAAGCAGTAGAAAGGCAATTATTGGCGAATCTTTAGCTGGTTTATTTGTGGTAGAAACCTTTCTCTTAGACAATAATATGTTTGATGCTTATATTGCAATAGATCCTTCTTTATGGTTTAATGAGAATTATTTAGTTGCTAATTTTAAAACGCTATTCAGTAACAATTATAACCATCAAAAAAAGCTTTGGTTTGCTAATTCTGATGCTACAGATATCTCTAAACACGCTAAAGAGTTAAATAACCAGTTAGAACAATCTAATAAAAACCTAATTTTTAAATATACAGATGCTTCTAACGAGCAACACAACACCATTTTTAGAGCTACCAAAGAAAAGGCATTAATATGGACATTAAATAACTAA
- a CDS encoding TonB-dependent receptor plug domain-containing protein, producing the protein MKNKLLLFFAITLCLHSFGQQLKGIVLNPLNEPLENVYIINQTSNVHTHTNEAGSFILQKTAVDNTLQISILGFGTKTLKVTEQDLKNGITINLATKVFQLEELVLRKEINALQTLTNIDVQVNPVNNSQEVLRKVPGLFIGQHAGGGKAEQIFLRGFDIDHGTDIALSVDGMPINMVSHAHGQGYSDLHFVIPETIQKIDFGKGPYYANQGDFNTAGYVNFATKTAIDKSMISVGYGDFNSLRTVGMFNLLENSKNNDAYVAVEYIEFDGAYESPQNFNRLNLFAKYNTFLNGKDKLTLTASHFTSSWDASGQVPIRAVESGLINRFGSIDDTEGGFTSRSNLNAQLQKTLDNGAILEANTFYSKYDFELYSNFTFFLDDAINGDQIKQFEDRSIYGMNAKIISTKEYGNVEAKYTKGIGLRYDLIADNELSHTKNRSELLDNIQLGDVKQTNLYAFFNSEFEIGKFKIAPSVRLDYFKFLYNDALNTTYETLSKTKAIVNPKLNFLYTQNDNLQWFLKSGIGFHSNDARVVLQENADKVLPRAYGADLGNIWKPTKNLVLNTAAWYLFSEEEFVYVGDAGIVEPSGESERFGLDLGIRYQLTDQVYFDTDATLTHARSLEAADGEDYIPLAPSFTMAGGLSFSDLGKFSGGLRYRYLADRAANEDNSITAEGYLVSDFNINYKVNKDVTFGIALENIFDVEWNETQFATESRLQNETDSVEEIHFTPGTPFFAKATITYTF; encoded by the coding sequence ATGAAAAACAAATTACTATTATTTTTTGCGATAACACTATGTTTACATTCTTTTGGTCAGCAGTTAAAAGGGATTGTTTTAAATCCGCTAAATGAACCTTTAGAAAATGTTTATATTATAAATCAAACCTCTAATGTTCATACACATACAAACGAAGCAGGTAGTTTTATACTTCAAAAAACGGCTGTAGACAATACTTTACAAATAAGTATTTTAGGTTTTGGTACAAAGACGTTAAAAGTTACAGAGCAAGATTTAAAAAACGGAATTACCATAAACCTAGCAACAAAAGTTTTTCAGTTAGAAGAATTGGTCTTGCGTAAAGAAATAAATGCTTTACAAACCTTAACAAATATAGATGTACAAGTAAATCCGGTAAACAATTCTCAAGAAGTTTTAAGAAAAGTTCCTGGTTTATTTATCGGCCAGCATGCTGGTGGTGGAAAAGCAGAACAAATATTTTTAAGAGGTTTTGATATTGATCACGGTACAGATATTGCGCTTTCTGTAGACGGAATGCCAATAAACATGGTTTCTCATGCACACGGACAAGGATATTCTGATTTGCATTTTGTAATACCAGAAACCATACAAAAAATAGATTTTGGAAAAGGACCTTATTACGCAAATCAAGGAGATTTTAATACGGCTGGTTATGTAAATTTTGCTACAAAAACAGCTATTGATAAAAGTATGATATCTGTTGGTTATGGAGATTTTAACTCTCTAAGAACTGTTGGTATGTTTAATTTATTAGAAAACTCTAAAAATAACGATGCCTATGTTGCTGTAGAATATATAGAGTTTGATGGTGCTTACGAATCTCCACAAAACTTTAACAGGTTAAATCTTTTTGCAAAATACAATACGTTTTTAAACGGAAAAGATAAGTTAACATTAACAGCGTCTCATTTTACAAGTTCTTGGGATGCTTCTGGTCAAGTGCCAATTAGAGCCGTAGAAAGCGGATTGATTAACCGCTTTGGTTCTATTGATGATACAGAGGGTGGATTTACTTCTAGATCTAACTTAAATGCACAATTGCAAAAAACGTTAGATAATGGTGCTATTTTAGAAGCAAACACATTTTATTCTAAATATGATTTTGAATTGTATTCTAATTTTACCTTCTTTTTAGACGATGCTATAAACGGAGATCAAATTAAACAATTTGAAGATAGAAGTATTTATGGAATGAATGCAAAGATAATTAGCACAAAAGAGTACGGAAACGTAGAGGCTAAGTACACTAAAGGTATTGGTTTACGTTACGATTTAATTGCTGATAACGAATTATCGCATACAAAAAATAGAAGTGAATTATTAGATAATATTCAATTAGGAGATGTAAAACAAACCAATTTATATGCATTTTTTAACTCAGAATTTGAGATTGGAAAATTTAAAATAGCACCTTCTGTTCGTTTAGATTATTTTAAGTTTTTATACAATGATGCTTTAAATACAACGTATGAAACATTGAGCAAAACAAAGGCAATTGTAAACCCTAAATTGAACTTTTTATATACACAGAACGATAACTTACAGTGGTTTTTAAAATCTGGAATTGGTTTTCATTCTAATGATGCAAGAGTTGTTTTACAAGAAAATGCAGATAAAGTTTTACCTAGAGCGTACGGAGCAGATTTAGGGAATATTTGGAAACCTACTAAGAATTTAGTGTTAAACACAGCAGCTTGGTACTTGTTTTCTGAAGAAGAATTTGTATATGTTGGAGATGCTGGTATTGTAGAACCATCTGGAGAGTCTGAGCGTTTTGGATTGGATTTAGGAATTCGTTACCAATTAACAGATCAAGTTTATTTTGATACAGATGCAACACTTACGCATGCAAGAAGTTTAGAAGCAGCAGATGGTGAAGATTACATTCCGTTAGCGCCAAGTTTTACAATGGCAGGTGGTTTGTCTTTTAGTGATTTAGGTAAATTTTCTGGAGGTTTGCGCTACCGTTATTTAGCAGATAGAGCAGCAAATGAAGATAATTCTATTACTGCAGAAGGATATTTAGTGAGTGATTTTAATATCAATTATAAAGTAAATAAGGATGTTACTTTTGGTATTGCATTAGAAAATATTTTTGATGTAGAATGGAATGAAACTCAGTTTGCAACAGAAAGTAGGTTACAAAATGAAACGGATTCTGTAGAAGAAATTCACTTTACACCAGGGACACCGTTTTTTGCAAAAGCAACAATAACATACACGTTTTAA
- a CDS encoding cell surface protein yields the protein MKSIQLILLFVTFSIATSCTTDTNKQVTNVNDYNSYLSTHNNKALENSTSEFNFWKTKLNNTPNQYPYNAKLAAANTTMFKITGNIDALKEAEQNLLIANKQTNYNSAGYLRSLARNYISQHRFKEALALATKAESIGENLQQTQYLLIDVYLELGNISKVEEYLSIVKNLKEFEYLIRLSKYNDHIGNLDNAIKYLEASLEISKSAKNTYLMQWSYTNLADYYGHAGRIKDSYNAYLSALAIDENDSYAKKGIAWIVFSYERNPAEAMRILETVTKENAAPDYHLLKAEIAEYMGDTAQKEIEVEKYVAKVANKSYGVMYHKYDVLLFADDDTKKEIALKLAQQEVAERPTAQSYDLLAWSYFKNGDAKKALEISRNYVIGKTFEPEALLHTAQILKANGEIEEARVLKTELLGAVYELGPLTEINIKNI from the coding sequence ATGAAATCTATCCAACTAATTTTATTATTTGTAACTTTTTCAATCGCAACTAGTTGCACTACAGATACCAACAAACAGGTAACAAACGTTAACGATTACAATAGTTATTTAAGTACGCATAACAATAAAGCTTTAGAAAACTCAACATCAGAATTTAATTTCTGGAAAACAAAGCTAAACAATACACCAAACCAATATCCTTATAATGCAAAATTAGCTGCAGCAAATACTACCATGTTTAAAATTACAGGTAATATTGATGCACTAAAAGAAGCAGAACAAAACTTATTAATTGCCAATAAACAAACTAATTATAATAGCGCAGGTTATTTAAGAAGTTTGGCAAGAAACTACATTTCTCAACACCGTTTTAAAGAAGCGCTTGCTTTGGCTACAAAAGCGGAATCTATTGGAGAGAATTTACAACAAACACAATACTTATTAATAGATGTGTATTTAGAATTAGGGAATATCTCTAAGGTTGAAGAATACTTGTCTATTGTTAAAAATTTAAAAGAGTTCGAATATTTAATTAGACTTTCTAAATACAATGATCATATTGGTAACTTAGACAATGCTATTAAATATTTAGAAGCATCTTTAGAGATTTCAAAATCTGCAAAAAACACTTATTTAATGCAGTGGAGTTATACCAATCTTGCAGATTATTATGGGCATGCAGGTAGAATTAAAGATTCTTATAATGCATATTTAAGTGCACTTGCAATAGATGAAAATGATAGTTATGCTAAAAAAGGAATTGCTTGGATTGTTTTTTCTTATGAAAGAAACCCAGCAGAAGCAATGCGTATTTTAGAAACCGTAACCAAAGAAAATGCTGCGCCAGATTATCACTTATTAAAAGCAGAAATAGCTGAATATATGGGAGATACTGCGCAAAAAGAAATAGAGGTTGAAAAATATGTAGCAAAAGTAGCCAATAAAAGTTACGGTGTAATGTATCATAAATACGATGTTTTATTATTTGCAGATGATGACACTAAAAAAGAAATTGCTTTAAAATTAGCGCAACAAGAAGTAGCAGAAAGACCAACAGCACAATCGTATGATTTATTAGCATGGTCTTATTTTAAGAACGGAGACGCTAAAAAAGCATTAGAAATTTCTAGAAACTATGTTATAGGTAAAACCTTTGAGCCAGAAGCATTATTGCACACCGCTCAGATATTAAAAGCGAATGGTGAAATTGAAGAAGCTAGAGTTTTAAAAACAGAATTATTAGGTGCTGTATATGAGTTAGGTCCTTTAACAGAAATTAACATAAAAAATATCTAA
- a CDS encoding ion transporter, with protein sequence MKNNYKNTSWKYRIHEIIYEADTKSGKLFDVVLLIAILASILLVMLESIESFDTKYHTFLNIAEWVITILFSIEYVLRIVSIKRPLKYIFSFYGLIDLLSTIPKYLSLFLIGSHHLAALRALRLLRVFRILKLARYIGASNKLLIALKMSRTKISVFLYFIVILCVILGTIMYMVEGPENGFTSIPISIYWSIVTLTTVGYGDIAPHTPFGQFLASIIMILGYGIIAIPTGIVTAEMTKTANNNIDTNTQACPNCAKENHKDGAEFCYNCGSKLN encoded by the coding sequence TTGAAAAATAACTATAAAAATACCTCTTGGAAATACCGTATTCATGAAATTATTTATGAGGCGGACACTAAATCTGGTAAATTATTTGATGTTGTCTTATTAATAGCAATACTTGCTAGTATATTATTAGTGATGCTAGAAAGCATTGAAAGCTTTGACACTAAGTACCATACTTTTTTAAACATAGCAGAATGGGTTATTACCATCCTTTTTTCAATTGAATATGTATTAAGAATCGTTTCTATAAAAAGACCTTTAAAATATATCTTTAGTTTTTACGGCCTTATAGACTTACTTTCTACCATTCCAAAATACCTTTCATTATTTTTAATTGGTTCTCACCATTTAGCTGCTTTAAGAGCTTTAAGACTCTTAAGAGTTTTTAGAATCTTAAAACTGGCTAGATATATTGGTGCTTCTAATAAATTATTGATTGCACTAAAGATGAGTAGAACCAAAATTTCGGTCTTTTTATATTTTATAGTCATATTATGTGTTATTTTAGGAACCATTATGTACATGGTAGAGGGTCCGGAAAACGGATTTACAAGCATACCTATTAGTATCTATTGGTCAATTGTTACTTTAACAACTGTAGGTTATGGAGACATTGCGCCTCACACTCCTTTTGGTCAGTTTCTTGCAAGTATTATCATGATTTTAGGATACGGAATTATAGCCATTCCTACAGGAATTGTAACTGCAGAAATGACAAAAACCGCAAATAACAACATAGATACAAATACACAAGCTTGCCCTAATTGCGCAAAAGAAAACCATAAAGACGGTGCAGAATTTTGTTATAACTGTGGTAGTAAATTAAACTAA